Proteins encoded in a region of the Neodiprion virginianus isolate iyNeoVirg1 chromosome 2, iyNeoVirg1.1, whole genome shotgun sequence genome:
- the LOC124298489 gene encoding pre-mRNA-splicing factor CWC25 homolog yields MGGGDLNLKKSWHPSTMKNMEKVWKAEQQNSQEKKRIAELKREIEMEKDREDMTKYAMDQGVIEKKEDKKLDWMYQGPNQMLNREDYLLGRAIDKPFEQMAQAEKEAEQNRAPKNHVEYECIPPSLRFFSGNEQVDLARKLQEDPLYAIKKKEMESRSQLLKNPVKLKQLKQLLEEQATKSKAEKKHKKRKSKKQSKHDSEGSDSDKDLDNLLAAKYNKLKNKINEKDLLMSVKKLQKQKKKKESKKSSDSQETSEDEEMERKTNSKDKSWKKQPSIDENEFKKRSHKSRVTSYDIERGHERVDRRRYKNNSYSHEEEASGSKDKHKRTGSVNDTEGFQKNRHQTKRRRNSNDFGRKSSKSLRSETKRLHSPEYSSNDEEEHHMKSRGNYGLIRSDGTKIVPSGKSNHLDTVKPHEKKVAEKRWVPPKREKLTEDEKERRRQEMMVNASWRDKEREQNVKRYRDEEKREISDKTYNKEFIRKQLAVAAEVGTVESRIKANMNNIQRSRRAMDTNFAKR; encoded by the exons ATGGGAGGCGGAGACCTT AATTTGAAGAAGTCATGGCATCCTTctacaatgaaaaatatggaaaaggTGTGGAAAGCGGAGCAGCAGAACAGccaggaaaagaaaagaatagcGGAGTTAAAGCGTGAGATTGAGATGGAGAAAGATCGAGAAGATATGACAAAATATGCCATGGACCAAGGCgtaattgagaaaaaagaggataaaaaattagaCTGGATGTATCAGGGGCCTAATCAAATGTTAAATCGGGAAGATTATCTGTTAGGACGCGCTATCGATAAACCATTTGAACAGATGGCTCAGGCTGAGAAAGAAGCGGAGCAAAATCGTGCACCCAAAAATCATGTAGAATATG AATGCATACCACCATCACTAAGATTCTTTTCGGGCAATGAACAAGTGGATTTAGCCAGAAAATTACAAGAAGATCCATTGTatgctataaaaaaaaaagagatggAAAGTCGGAGTCAGTTGTTGAAAAATCCTGTTAAACTGAAGCAGCTTAAACAGCTA TTGGAAGAGCAAGCAACAAAAAGTAAGGCTGaaaaaaagcataaaaaaaggaaaagcaaGAAGCAAAGTAAGCATGATTCTGAAGGTAGCGACAGTGATAAAGACTTGGACAATTTATTAGCTGCAAAGTATAATAagcttaaaaataaaataaatgaaaaagacCTACTAATGTCCGTGAAAaagctgcaaaaacaaaagaagaaaaaggagagtAAAAAGTCGAGCGATTCTCAAGAAACCAGTGAGGATgaagaaatggaaagaaaaacaaactcaAAAGATAAATCGTGGAAGAAACAGCCTAGCattgatgaaaatgaatttaaaaaacgcAGCCATAAGTCGAGAGTCACTAGCTATGATATTGAAAGAGGACATGAGCGAGTGGATCGAAggagatataaaaataatagttaCAGTCACGAGGAAGAGGCCTCAGGGTCTAAGGACAAGCACAAAAGAACGGGTAGTGTTAACGACACTGAaggattccaaaaaaatagaCACCAAACCAAACGACGTCGAAATTCAAATGACTTTGGTAGGAAATCCAGCAAGTCTTTAAGGTCAGAAACAAAAAGATTACACAGTCCTGAATATAGCAGTAATGACGAAGAAGAACACCACATGAAATCAAGAGGAAATTATGGTCTGATA agGTCTGACGGAACTAAAATTGTACCATCTGGTAAGTCTAATCATTTAGATACGGTGAAAccgcatgaaaaaaaagtggcagAGAAACGTTGGGTACCACCTAAGCGAGAAAAGCTGACAGAAGATGAAAAGGAAAGACGAAGACAAGAAATGATGGTCAATGCGTCATGGAGAGATAAGGAACGAGAACAAAATGTGAAGAGGTATCGTGATGAGGAAAAACGGGAAATTAGTGATAAAACTTACAACAAAGAATTCATCAG AAAACAATTAGCTGTTGCGGCTGAGGTAGGAACCGTCGAATCAAGGATCAAAGCCAATATGAATAATATCCAGAGGTCAAGACGAGCAATGGACACAAACTTTGCGAAAAGATAA